Proteins encoded within one genomic window of Methanosarcina barkeri str. Wiesmoor:
- the truA gene encoding tRNA pseudouridine(38-40) synthase TruA, giving the protein MRVALKLAYIGTEFHGSQIQPNVETVEGELFKALRNLGIIESPKSANYTCAGRTDAGVHALEQVVAFDTDKLNLAIPRVINSELTPGIWVWAHAEVPLSFDARRDAVSRHYRYVMSGKEYDISKIREASKFLLGTHDFENFSRTNGEKSTVRTIERIDARIDGELIKIDVVGNSFLWNMVRKIVTALSMIGKGVRDTDWLLQMLNPEIYEEGIESAPAYGLTLLKVNYNEKIEWIEDNYSIRRAGDQNQKRILRHRVMAEVLEELISHE; this is encoded by the coding sequence ATGAGAGTCGCTTTAAAACTTGCATACATAGGCACCGAGTTTCACGGCTCCCAGATCCAGCCCAATGTTGAGACTGTGGAGGGAGAACTCTTCAAGGCTCTTCGAAATCTCGGGATTATAGAAAGCCCCAAGTCTGCGAATTATACCTGCGCCGGCAGAACTGATGCCGGGGTTCACGCCCTTGAACAGGTTGTTGCCTTTGACACGGATAAACTGAACCTGGCAATTCCAAGGGTAATAAATTCCGAACTTACCCCAGGAATCTGGGTCTGGGCCCACGCGGAAGTGCCCTTAAGCTTTGATGCCAGAAGAGATGCGGTTTCCAGACACTACCGCTATGTAATGAGCGGAAAAGAGTATGATATCTCCAAAATCCGGGAAGCTTCAAAATTTCTGCTCGGAACGCACGATTTTGAAAACTTTTCGCGAACCAATGGAGAAAAAAGTACGGTTCGAACCATAGAAAGGATCGATGCCCGCATAGATGGAGAACTTATAAAAATCGACGTTGTTGGGAATAGTTTCCTCTGGAATATGGTCCGGAAAATTGTGACCGCCCTTTCCATGATCGGAAAAGGAGTACGTGATACCGATTGGCTGCTCCAGATGCTGAATCCGGAGATTTATGAAGAAGGAATCGAATCTGCTCCTGCTTATGGATTGACCCTCCTGAAAGTGAATTATAACGAGAAAATAGAATGGATTGAAGACAATTACTCTATCAGGAGAGCAGGTGATCAGAACCAGAAACGTATCCTCAGGCATAGGGTCATGGCAGAAGTGCTAGAAGAATTGATCTCCCATGAGTAA
- a CDS encoding TRM11 family methyltransferase: MLYAFELSGEHEELPAAEVFACLRIEGLDFRTHTIIDQCLVVEITGKEEDVEKILRGPITDRLAMTHHILKVVGISENTPDAILKLAEAFDSSGYIREGQSFVVRAKRIKHHVDFPGEFLEQKVGGCIYRKGFRANLKDPDVEFRVILSEKAVFGTLLSSIDRSAYEARNPQNKPFFHPGVLMPRVARALANLSGIKPGELFMDPFCGTAGIIIEAGLMGARVIGIDAQEKLVKGAHMNLEAFKLDYALMEGDACRVPLKEETINAVVTDPPYGRSAAILGGSLEELYSCALSEIERVLKPGGIAVVVSDKAAAEYGEKAGLKVLKIYSQRVHRSLTRTITIFQKKLKNENGKRE, from the coding sequence ATGTTATACGCTTTTGAACTTTCTGGAGAACATGAAGAACTGCCCGCTGCCGAAGTATTTGCCTGCCTCAGAATTGAGGGACTTGATTTTCGGACCCATACTATTATTGACCAGTGCTTGGTAGTGGAAATAACTGGCAAAGAAGAGGATGTGGAAAAAATCCTTCGAGGCCCGATAACTGACAGGCTGGCAATGACCCACCATATCCTGAAGGTTGTTGGGATCTCCGAAAATACTCCGGATGCAATCCTGAAACTTGCAGAAGCCTTTGATTCATCAGGCTACATCAGAGAAGGACAAAGTTTTGTGGTCAGAGCAAAACGAATCAAACACCATGTGGATTTTCCGGGCGAGTTTCTTGAACAGAAAGTAGGAGGATGCATTTACAGGAAAGGCTTTCGGGCAAACCTGAAAGACCCGGACGTGGAGTTCAGAGTGATCCTGAGTGAAAAAGCTGTGTTCGGAACTCTCCTGTCCTCTATCGACAGAAGTGCATATGAAGCCAGAAACCCCCAGAATAAACCTTTTTTCCATCCTGGTGTCCTTATGCCGAGGGTTGCCCGCGCCCTCGCAAACCTCTCTGGAATAAAGCCAGGAGAACTCTTTATGGACCCATTTTGCGGCACTGCAGGAATTATTATTGAAGCCGGGCTTATGGGAGCAAGGGTTATAGGAATCGATGCTCAGGAAAAACTTGTTAAGGGTGCCCATATGAACCTTGAAGCCTTTAAACTGGATTACGCCCTGATGGAAGGAGATGCCTGTAGGGTTCCGTTAAAAGAAGAAACAATAAATGCAGTCGTCACTGACCCGCCCTATGGCAGATCGGCAGCAATTCTCGGAGGGTCCTTGGAAGAACTCTATTCCTGTGCTCTTAGTGAGATCGAGCGTGTCCTTAAGCCCGGAGGCATCGCAGTTGTAGTTTCGGATAAAGCTGCAGCGGAATATGGGGAAAAGGCAGGGCTTAAGGTTCTTAAGATTTATTCCCAGAGAGTACATCGAAGCCTTACCCGGACAATAACTATTTTTCAGAAAAAATTAAAAAATGAGAATGGGAAGCGGGAATGA
- a CDS encoding IS1 family transposase (programmed frameshift) codes for MNCPRCNSSTHKKNGIVFGRQHYKCHDCGYNYTVEVKSTASSPSVKRQALQLYLEGLGFRSIGRFLGVSHVSVQKWIKKFGQELEDLKSENEISIVEMDEMNTYIGNKKNIAGSELLLIEFGKKFINCSFGSRGTETGQLIWEKLKQKEIGEVMTDHWRAYAEFLPENIHTQSKAETYTVEGYNGILKHFLARLRRKTKCYTKSIEMLKYSVLLLMKHRNKEIAIIS; via the exons ATGAACTGCCCAAGGTGTAATAGTTCCACTCACAAAAAGAATGGTATAGTATTTGGACGTCAACACTACAAATGCCATGATTGTGGATATAATTATACCGTAGAGGTAAAATCAACTGCTAGCTCCCCTTCTGTTAAGAGACAGGCTTTGCAACTCTATCTTGAAGGGTTAGGATTTCGCTCAATAGGAAGATTTTTAGGAGTAAGTCATGTTTCTGTCCAAAAATGGATAAAGAAATTTGGTCAGGAGTTGGAGGACCTAAAAAGCGAAAATGAGATATCTATTGTTGAAATGGATGAGATGAACACTTACATCGGTAACAAAAAAAATATTGCTGGATCTGAATTGCTGTTGATAGAGT TTGGGAAAAAATTCATCAACTGCTCTTTTGGCAGCAGAGGAACGGAAACTGGACAACTAATATGGGAAAAATTAAAGCAAAAAGAGATTGGAGAGGTGATGACAGATCACTGGAGAGCATATGCAGAGTTTCTTCCAGAAAATATTCATACTCAATCCAAAGCCGAAACGTATACAGTTGAAGGATATAACGGCATATTGAAGCACTTTCTGGCAAGGTTGAGACGAAAGACAAAATGTTATACGAAGAGTATTGAAATGCTAAAGTACTCTGTTCTTCTATTGATGAAACATAGAAATAAAGAGATAGCTATAATTAGTTAA